A stretch of DNA from Desulfosarcina ovata subsp. ovata:
CGCAGTCATCGGATTGAATATCGATGCGGTAAACGCGCTGGTTGAAGCGGGCCGGGATGCCGGTGTGGTTTCCGTGGCCAATCACAATTCCGCGGAACAGATCGTCATTACCGGCGCGCCCGAGGCCGTGGCGGCTGTCTCGGCAGAGGCCAAAGCCCGGGGCGCCCGGGCGATTCCCCTGAAGGTGAGCGGGGCTTGGCACAGTGATCTGATCAAGGGGGCCGAGGATGAATTTTCCGCATTTCTGGATTCGATTCCATTTGCATCGCCGGTCCGTCCGGTTATCCACAACGTCACGGCGGACAGCTGCGGCGACGCTGAAACGATCCGGCAGATCATGGCCCGTCAGCTGTGCAGCCCGGTGCGCTGGTACGATACGGTGTGCCGGTTGTGCGATGAAAAGGTGACTGTTTTTGTGGAAGTCGGGCCAGGAAAAGTGCTGGCAGGGCTGCTCAAAAAGATCGTTCCGACGGATTATGAGCATCGCATCTTTAATGTAAACAACATGAAAACGGTGGAGACGTTGATTTCAGCGCTCTCCTGATCGTCTCTCCTACGCAAAGAAGACGACCACCGGTTTTCTGGCATGCGGCGGTCGTCTTCGGCAACCATCCGGTCAATCTTCCGGTTCGATCCAGACGATGTACGCCTTGTTGATAAACAGAACTTTTTCTTTGAAATCGCCATAATTGGCATCCACCACCACCAGAAACGGGCTCTCGTTCAGGGTCAGTAGGTCTGAAATCCGCTGGTTGGGCGAGATGTTTACCTTCCCGTTGATTGTCGATCCCTCGATGGTTTTTAGGGTGATGTTTCGATAATCGGTTTCATAGCCACTTTTTGAATCCACCATATAACTTTCTCCTTGGTTGGAATAACGGCAAATGGTATCAAATTAAAGGGTTGTCGTTTCTACTTAAGGGAATCCCCGGCCGGACTCAAGAAAAAGATGAAAAATTAAGATCCGGTTGGGCCCCGCGGCGATCAGCAGGATGTTCAGGTACTCCTTTTTACATGTATAACCATCTGAATAATTAAAAAAATGAATTTTTGTGGGTTGAAATTTCTATTGACAAATCCCCTTTACATGCCCATATGCTTATGGTAGTTTTTGTTTTTTTGTTGGTAAATGTCAATTTCATGGTTTCGGGATTGAGCGATGAACAAAGACGACTTGAAATTTTTTGAAGAGCTCCTTCATCAGCGGTTGCAGGAACTATTGAGCCATGCGGGTGAAACCGTTTCGGGAATGACGGAACAGAAAGAAACTTTCCCGGATCCCACCGATCGGGCCACGTTGGAATCGGATCGCAATTTCATGTTGCGGATTCGTGACCGCGAACACAAGCTGATCAAAAAAGTTAAAAAGGCCCTTGATCGTATCGAAAACGGCACATTTGGCATCTGCGAAAAGTGTGGCGACGATATCTCCGTCGAGCGACTCAAGGCAAGACCGGTTACCACCCAGTGCATTGAGTGCAAAACCAAAGAGGAGGCTTTTGAAAAAGCCCTTGGTATCTGACGCACGACCCGGTATTGATCTGCATGTTCACTCTACGGCTTCCGATGGTTCCCTGACCCCATCCGAAATTTTGGCAATGGCGGTTACGCTCGGCCTGAAAGCGATTGCGATTACCGACCATGACACCCTTGCCGGTTCGGTCGCCGCCATGGCCAGCGGTATTCCCTCCGCACTTCAATTTCTGACCGGTATTGAAATCAGTGCGGCAGCCCCGTCCGGCTACCGGGTGAACGGCAGTGTTCACATCCTCGGCTACGGCATTGACCCCGGTTTCCCCGAGCTGATCGACCTGCTTGATCGGCTGAAGCGGGCCAGAGAAGATCGCAATCCCCAAATCATCACCCGTCTCAACGATCTGGGCATGGATTTAAGCATGCAGGAGCTGGATGCGATCGTCGGCGATGCCATAGCCGGTCGTCCCCACATTGCCCAATTGATGATAAAAAAGCACCTTGCCACCTCTATCGATGATGCCTTCGATCGTTTCCTGGGAAAAAACAAACCGGCTTATGTCCATAAGTACCGGGCACCCATGGAGGCGGCCATCGGTGCCATCCGGCGGGCCGGGGGAGTCGCGGTGCTGGCCCACCCCCATCTGAACGGAATCAACGAACCGGTTGCTTTCGAGCAATTCTTGTTGACGCTCAAAGAGATGGGGCTTCGGGGAATCGAAGCCATTTACCCCGACCACTCCCGAGCCGTTACCGCTGAGTACTGCCGGCTGGCCCGTAAACATGACCTTTTGATTACCGGTGGTACGGACTTTCATGGTACGGCCACACCGGGAATTCAAATGGGGGTGGGCGATGGTCACTTTCACGTTCCTTATGAACGGTATGAATCCCTGGTCGCCCACCTGAAAGCATGCGGATGAACGATGCCCACACGGAAACGGTCTTCAGGGAAGCGTTGGAAACGGCCCTGGACTATCAGTTCCAAACGCCCGAACGGCTGACGCACGCCTTGTGCCACAGTTCATACGTCAACGAACAAATCCAGTCGGACATCGCCAGTAATGAGCGGCTTGAATTTTTGGGCGATGCCGTGTTGAACCTGGCGATCAGCCATTTGCTGATGACCCGTTATCCGGAGATGACTGAAGGGGAATTGTCCAGAAACCGGGCGTTTCTGGTCAATGAAACCCGACTGGCAGCGATTGCCCGGGAAATCAGGATCGGTCCCCATTTGCTGCTGGGCAAAGGTGAAGCGCTGACCGACGGGCGTGAGAAAAATTCCATTTTGGCCGATGCCATGGAAGCCGTTATTGCCGCGATTTACCTGGATGGCGGGTTCGATGCCGCCTTCCGATTTATTGAATCACGATTTAGCAAAAGGCTTCGCAGCGCCAATCGCAGCCGCTATGAGACCGACTACAAAAGCCGGTTGCAGGAACGCGTGCAGTCAACCTACCATGAAGTGCCGCGCTATCAGGTGGTGGGTACCCATGGCCCGGATCATGACAAAACCTTCCGGGTACGGATGACAGTGGCCGGCATCTCCGCCGAGGGAAACGGCAAAAACAAAAAAATGGCCGAGCAGGAAGCTGCCCGGGCCGGTCTTGAAGAGCTCGACCGTTCTTCCGGCGCATGAAACGACCGGATAACACCGCGCCGGTCGACCGGCACCTGATTATCCCCCTGTTTATCCCCCACCTGGGATGCCCCCACCAATGTGTTTTCTGCAATCAACGCACGATTACCGGGGCAACCGCCCACACGCCGTCCACGGAACAAATCCGCACTGAAGTGAAGCGTTTTTTGCGTCATGCCAAAAAACGATATGCGTCCGTCCAAATCTCTTTTTTCGGGGGCAACTTCCTGGGGCTGGCGCCGCATATCATGAAGCAGCTGCTGGATGCGGCAGTCCCCTTTGTGCAGCGCGGTGATGTGAACAGCCTGCGTTTTTCGACCCGGCCGGACACGGTTTCGCACCAGACCCTGGACCGCATCGGCGACTACCCGGTTTCAACGGTGGAACTGGGCGTTCAATCCATGAACGATAACGTCCTCCGCGCTGTGGCCCGGGGGCACCAGGCCGCTGACACGGTGACGGCGGCCCGTCTGGTCAAAGAACGGGGGTACCAGCTCGGACTGCAGATGATGGTCGGCCTGCCCGGGGACGACAATGACGGCGCCTTGGCGACGGCCCGCCGGCTGGTTGCCCTCAAGCCCGATTTTATCCGCATCTATCCGACGCTCGTATTGGCCGGCAGCCCCTTGGCGGACCTGTGGCGTCATGGCCGGTACCAGCCCATGGCGCTCGACGCGTGCGTCACGCTGGTTAAAAAACTGTTTCTGCTTTTCAACCGGCACCAGATCCCTGTGGTTCGCATGGGACTGCAGGCATCCGACGGCCTGGCCGACGGGCGCAATCTGCTGGCCGGCCCCTACCACCCGGCCTTCGGCCACCTGGTACACGGGGAGATCGTGCTGGATGCCATTCAATCGATTTTGGCCGATGATTGTCCGGCAAACGGTCATCTTTCCATTGTGACGCATCCCAAAATGGTGTCCCGCGTTCAGGGGTTGAACAAACGCAATCTGCGGCAGCTTCAGGAGAGATACCCGTTGTCTGACGTCGTCATCATCCAGGATGAGAACTTCGCGCCCAACCAGATCCGGGTCGGCAGGCAAACCCTTTACCTCGATACCT
This window harbors:
- the fabD gene encoding ACP S-malonyltransferase, which translates into the protein MEKIAFLFPGQGAQRVGMGQDLFQEYDFVREIFDAADDIASAHISRYCFKGPMETLTETVNLQPAVTAVNLACLTAIQRAGIACDFSAGHSLGEYSALTAAQVVSMADSLRLVFRRGELMHREALKNKGAMSAVIGLNIDAVNALVEAGRDAGVVSVANHNSAEQIVITGAPEAVAAVSAEAKARGARAIPLKVSGAWHSDLIKGAEDEFSAFLDSIPFASPVRPVIHNVTADSCGDAETIRQIMARQLCSPVRWYDTVCRLCDEKVTVFVEVGPGKVLAGLLKKIVPTDYEHRIFNVNNMKTVETLISALS
- the dksA gene encoding RNA polymerase-binding protein DksA, which produces MNKDDLKFFEELLHQRLQELLSHAGETVSGMTEQKETFPDPTDRATLESDRNFMLRIRDREHKLIKKVKKALDRIENGTFGICEKCGDDISVERLKARPVTTQCIECKTKEEAFEKALGI
- a CDS encoding PHP domain-containing protein produces the protein MKKPLVSDARPGIDLHVHSTASDGSLTPSEILAMAVTLGLKAIAITDHDTLAGSVAAMASGIPSALQFLTGIEISAAAPSGYRVNGSVHILGYGIDPGFPELIDLLDRLKRAREDRNPQIITRLNDLGMDLSMQELDAIVGDAIAGRPHIAQLMIKKHLATSIDDAFDRFLGKNKPAYVHKYRAPMEAAIGAIRRAGGVAVLAHPHLNGINEPVAFEQFLLTLKEMGLRGIEAIYPDHSRAVTAEYCRLARKHDLLITGGTDFHGTATPGIQMGVGDGHFHVPYERYESLVAHLKACG
- the rnc gene encoding ribonuclease III translates to MNDAHTETVFREALETALDYQFQTPERLTHALCHSSYVNEQIQSDIASNERLEFLGDAVLNLAISHLLMTRYPEMTEGELSRNRAFLVNETRLAAIAREIRIGPHLLLGKGEALTDGREKNSILADAMEAVIAAIYLDGGFDAAFRFIESRFSKRLRSANRSRYETDYKSRLQERVQSTYHEVPRYQVVGTHGPDHDKTFRVRMTVAGISAEGNGKNKKMAEQEAARAGLEELDRSSGA
- a CDS encoding elongator complex protein 3 produces the protein MKRPDNTAPVDRHLIIPLFIPHLGCPHQCVFCNQRTITGATAHTPSTEQIRTEVKRFLRHAKKRYASVQISFFGGNFLGLAPHIMKQLLDAAVPFVQRGDVNSLRFSTRPDTVSHQTLDRIGDYPVSTVELGVQSMNDNVLRAVARGHQAADTVTAARLVKERGYQLGLQMMVGLPGDDNDGALATARRLVALKPDFIRIYPTLVLAGSPLADLWRHGRYQPMALDACVTLVKKLFLLFNRHQIPVVRMGLQASDGLADGRNLLAGPYHPAFGHLVHGEIVLDAIQSILADDCPANGHLSIVTHPKMVSRVQGLNKRNLRQLQERYPLSDVVIIQDENFAPNQIRVGRQTLYLDT